The following coding sequences lie in one Mycobacterium sp. DL440 genomic window:
- the ectB gene encoding diaminobutyrate--2-oxoglutarate transaminase has translation MLLATTAPLTESDLPDVFSSVESEVRSYCRSWPTVMNSASGSWVTDTSGRTYIDFFAGAGALNYGHNNAALKEPLLQYLASDGIVHSLDMATAAKQRFLESFERLILRPRGLDYKVQFPGPTGANSVESALKLARKVTGRESVISFTNAFHGMTLGALSVTGNSMKRAGAGIPLVHATPMPYDNYFGGVTEDFHWFERVLDDSGSGLNRPAAVIVETVQGEGGLNVARIEWLHALAELCRKRDILLIVDDVQMGCGRTGPFFSFEAAGIVPDIVTISKSVSGYGLPMALTLFRRDLDVWTPGEHNGTFRGHNPAFITATAAIETYWENDEFSAETVAKGELTRARLEEIAAAHDGVTARGRGMAQGIKFDQTDLAGQVCRAAFDRGALMETSGPSDEVVKLLPPLTTSAAELSEGLDILAESVAVTLA, from the coding sequence TTGCTGCTGGCTACGACAGCGCCCCTGACCGAATCTGACCTGCCCGACGTCTTCAGCTCGGTTGAATCCGAGGTCCGCAGTTATTGCCGCAGCTGGCCCACCGTGATGAACAGCGCCTCGGGCTCCTGGGTGACCGACACCTCGGGACGCACCTATATCGACTTCTTCGCCGGGGCGGGGGCGCTGAACTACGGTCACAACAACGCCGCCCTCAAGGAGCCGTTGCTCCAGTACCTCGCGTCCGACGGGATCGTGCACTCTCTGGACATGGCGACCGCGGCCAAGCAGCGGTTCCTCGAGAGCTTCGAACGGCTCATCCTGCGGCCGCGCGGGCTCGATTACAAGGTGCAGTTCCCCGGGCCGACCGGGGCCAACTCGGTGGAGTCGGCACTCAAGCTTGCCAGGAAGGTGACCGGTCGCGAGTCGGTTATCAGCTTCACCAACGCATTTCACGGAATGACGCTGGGCGCCCTGTCGGTCACCGGCAACTCGATGAAGCGGGCCGGCGCAGGCATCCCGTTGGTGCACGCCACCCCGATGCCCTACGACAACTACTTCGGCGGGGTCACCGAGGACTTCCACTGGTTCGAGCGTGTGCTCGATGATTCGGGCAGCGGTCTCAACCGGCCCGCCGCGGTGATCGTCGAAACCGTCCAGGGCGAAGGCGGTCTCAACGTCGCCCGGATCGAATGGCTGCATGCCCTGGCCGAATTGTGCCGCAAGCGCGACATCCTGCTGATCGTCGATGACGTCCAGATGGGATGTGGCCGCACCGGGCCGTTCTTCAGCTTCGAGGCCGCCGGCATCGTGCCCGATATCGTCACGATATCGAAGTCGGTCAGCGGCTACGGGCTGCCGATGGCCCTCACGTTGTTCCGCCGCGATCTCGACGTGTGGACACCGGGCGAGCACAACGGCACATTCCGTGGCCACAACCCAGCTTTCATCACCGCCACGGCGGCAATCGAGACATATTGGGAAAACGACGAATTCAGCGCCGAAACGGTCGCCAAGGGTGAGCTGACCCGCGCCCGGCTCGAGGAGATCGCCGCGGCCCACGACGGAGTGACCGCCCGCGGCCGCGGGATGGCACAGGGCATCAAGTTCGACCAGACCGACCTGGCCGGGCAGGTATGCCGGGCCGCGTTCGACCGCGGTGCGCTGATGGAGACCAGCGGCCCGTCCGACGAAGTGGTCAAACTGCTGCCGCCACTGACCACATCGGCCGCCGAATTGTCCGAGGGTCTCGACATCCTCGCCGAGTCCGTCGCCGTCACGCTGGCCTGA
- the dop gene encoding depupylase/deamidase Dop, producing MQRIIGTEVEYGISSPSDPTANPILTSTQAVLAYAAAAGIQRGKRTRWDYEVESPLRDARGFDLSRASGPAPIVDADEVGAANMILTNGARLYVDHAHPEYSAPECTDPMDAVIWDKAGERVMEAAARHVASVPGAVKLQLYKNNVDGKGASYGSHENYLMSRQTPFSAVIAGFTPFLVSRQVVTGSGRVGIGPSGDDPGFQLSQRADYIEVEVGLETTLKRGIINTRDEPHADADKYRRLHVIIGDANLAETSTYLKVGTSSLVLDLIEEGPQFGLDLSDLALARPVHAVHVISRDPSLRATVALADGREMTALAMQRLYLERVAKLVEIRDPDPRASHVVETWAHVLDLLERDPMDCAEILDWPAKLRLLEGFRQRENLGWQAPRLHLVDLQYSDVRLDKGLYNRLVARGSMKRLVTEQQVIDAVDNPPTDTRAYFRGECLRRFGADIAAASWDSVIFDLGGDSLVRIPTLEPLRGSKAHVGALLDSVDSAAELVEQLTN from the coding sequence ATGCAACGGATCATCGGAACAGAGGTCGAATACGGCATCTCCTCGCCGTCCGATCCGACCGCCAATCCGATCCTGACGTCGACGCAGGCGGTGCTGGCGTACGCAGCAGCCGCCGGGATCCAGCGCGGCAAGCGCACCCGGTGGGACTACGAGGTCGAATCCCCGTTGCGCGACGCTCGCGGATTCGACCTGTCCCGGGCCTCCGGGCCGGCTCCGATCGTCGATGCCGACGAAGTCGGCGCCGCCAACATGATCCTCACCAACGGGGCCCGGCTGTATGTGGACCACGCCCACCCGGAGTACTCGGCGCCCGAGTGCACCGATCCGATGGATGCGGTGATCTGGGACAAGGCCGGTGAACGCGTGATGGAGGCCGCCGCCCGCCACGTCGCCAGCGTGCCCGGGGCGGTCAAGCTGCAGCTCTACAAGAACAACGTGGACGGCAAGGGCGCCTCGTACGGGTCGCACGAGAACTACCTGATGAGCCGCCAGACCCCGTTTTCCGCGGTGATCGCCGGCTTCACCCCGTTCCTGGTGTCACGGCAGGTGGTGACCGGCTCGGGCCGCGTCGGTATCGGGCCGTCCGGCGATGATCCCGGTTTCCAGCTGTCCCAGCGGGCCGATTACATCGAGGTCGAGGTCGGCCTGGAAACCACGCTCAAGCGCGGCATCATCAACACCCGCGACGAGCCGCACGCCGACGCAGACAAGTACCGCCGGCTGCACGTCATCATCGGTGACGCCAACCTCGCCGAGACGTCGACCTACCTCAAGGTCGGCACCAGCTCCCTGGTGCTGGACCTGATCGAGGAGGGTCCGCAGTTCGGGCTCGACCTGTCCGATCTCGCACTGGCCCGGCCGGTGCATGCGGTGCATGTGATCAGTCGGGATCCGTCGCTGCGGGCCACGGTCGCGCTGGCCGACGGTCGTGAGATGACGGCTCTGGCAATGCAACGGCTCTATCTGGAGCGGGTGGCCAAGCTGGTCGAGATTCGTGATCCGGATCCGCGGGCCTCCCATGTCGTCGAAACCTGGGCCCATGTCCTGGACCTGCTCGAACGTGACCCGATGGACTGCGCCGAAATCCTGGACTGGCCGGCCAAACTGCGGTTGCTGGAGGGGTTCCGTCAGCGCGAGAACCTCGGCTGGCAGGCGCCGCGGCTTCACCTGGTCGATCTGCAGTATTCCGACGTCAGGCTCGACAAGGGCCTGTACAACCGGTTGGTGGCGCGCGGTTCGATGAAGCGCCTGGTCACCGAACAGCAGGTGATCGACGCGGTCGACAACCCGCCGACCGACACTCGGGCTTACTTCCGCGGCGAATGCCTGCGCCGTTTCGGCGCCGACATCGCCGCGGCCAGCTGGGA
- a CDS encoding ectoine synthase, which produces MIVRTTAEITGTDRDVADATWRSKRIILAGDGVGFSFHETTIEAGSVNEFHYQHHVEAVWVIEGTGTLTDLETGQQYPLADGTMYLLNNNDRHRVTCDEQLRMLCVFNPPVTGREVHDENGVYPAPQSVA; this is translated from the coding sequence ATGATTGTCCGCACCACCGCTGAGATCACCGGCACCGACCGCGACGTGGCTGACGCCACCTGGCGATCCAAGCGGATCATCCTGGCCGGCGACGGTGTCGGTTTCTCATTCCACGAGACCACCATCGAAGCCGGGTCTGTCAACGAATTCCACTACCAGCATCACGTCGAGGCGGTCTGGGTCATCGAGGGCACCGGCACGCTGACGGATCTGGAGACGGGACAGCAGTACCCGCTCGCCGACGGAACCATGTACCTGCTCAACAACAATGACCGCCACCGGGTGACCTGCGACGAGCAGCTGCGCATGCTGTGCGTGTTCAACCCTCCGGTGACCGGGCGGGAAGTGCATGACGAGAATGGCGTCTACCCGGCGCCACAGTCGGTGGCATGA
- the thpD gene encoding ectoine hydroxylase yields the protein MRAPSEERTDHYPTRLDHAIEPIPRREPAVWGGAADGPLGQHHLDGFSEYGYLVAPETVSDDWLPLLRHEIDRIAADLESDDPRVIREPGGTIRSIFEPHLLSDLVAQLVRLETVLPIARQLLGGDVYIHQARINLMPGFTGTGFYWHSDFETWHAEDGMPGIRAVSCSIALTDNYPYNGSLMVIPGSHQTFYPCVGATPEDNHGTSLVAQNIGVPDQTTLTKAVDEHDIHQFTGPSGTALWFDANLLHGSGSNITPLPRSNVFLVFNSVDNALTDPFAAKRPRPEYLAARGAHVVT from the coding sequence ATGCGCGCGCCCAGCGAGGAACGGACGGACCACTACCCGACACGGCTCGACCACGCCATCGAGCCGATACCGCGCCGCGAGCCTGCGGTGTGGGGTGGCGCAGCCGACGGTCCGCTCGGTCAGCATCACCTGGACGGTTTCTCCGAATATGGGTACCTGGTGGCGCCGGAGACCGTGTCGGACGACTGGCTGCCGCTGTTGCGGCACGAAATAGATCGGATCGCAGCGGATCTGGAGTCCGATGACCCACGGGTGATTCGTGAGCCGGGTGGGACGATCCGGTCGATCTTCGAACCGCACCTGCTGAGCGACCTGGTCGCACAGCTGGTGCGGCTCGAGACGGTCTTACCGATCGCGCGACAACTGCTGGGCGGTGACGTCTACATCCACCAGGCCAGGATCAACCTGATGCCCGGGTTCACCGGGACCGGGTTTTATTGGCATTCGGACTTCGAGACCTGGCATGCCGAGGACGGGATGCCAGGGATCCGCGCGGTCTCGTGCTCGATAGCGCTGACCGACAACTACCCGTACAACGGGTCGCTGATGGTGATCCCCGGATCGCACCAGACGTTCTATCCGTGCGTCGGTGCGACACCCGAGGACAACCACGGCACCTCACTGGTGGCCCAGAACATCGGCGTGCCCGATCAGACGACGTTGACCAAAGCCGTCGACGAGCACGACATCCACCAGTTCACCGGTCCGTCCGGTACCGCCCTGTGGTTCGACGCGAACCTGTTGCACGGTTCGGGGTCCAACATCACACCGCTGCCGAGGTCGAATGTCTTCCTCGTGTTCAACTCGGTGGACAACGCGCTGACGGACCCTTTCGCGGCCAAGCGGCCACGGCCCGAATACCTGGCGGCTCGGGGCGCACACGTCGTCACCTAG